CCTGTACACTTTGTTTTTTCTTAGAAAAATTTTGATGGCCGCCCCAATCCAAATCACCCTCAAACTGTTCGCCATTTATCAAGAAACCTACGGTACGGAGATGTTATCTTGGCAAGTCCCTGGGGGGAGTACTGTCAAAGATATTTTGAACCGGATTGTTGAAACACATCCCAGTTTGGCAGAATGGCAGTCTGTGACTCGCTTTGGGGTAAATTTAGAATTTGTCCCCCCAGAAACAGTGCTCCAGGACGGCGATGAAGTGGTTTTAATTCCCCCGGTGAGTGGTGGTTAGTTTTTGGGAACTCCCCGGCCCCGAAAAATTCCATTACAATACGAGACGACTTTTATTTTGCCCATCACTCTCCCATTACTATTTTTTCCGTAGGGCCGCCGATGATGATGCACGTTGCCAATCTCCGCCAAAATTACACCAAAGCGGGTCTCCATGAAGACGATGTAAGCGATGATCCCATGGCGCAATTTGCTACCTGGTTCCAGCAAGCAACGGAAACGGCGGAAATTCGCGAGCCCAATGCGATGGTCGTGAGCACGGTGAACGCTGAGGGTAAACCGAGCGCCCGGGTGGTCTTACTGAAGGATTTTAGTGAAGCCGGATTTACCTTTTTTACCAACTACACTAGCCAAAAAGGGACGGAATTGATGGCGACGCAGTACGGGGCGATCGTGTTTTGGTGGGAACCTTTGGAGCGGCAAGTTCGCATTGAGGGCACTGTTGAAAAGCTCACCCCGGAGCAATCTGATGCCTATTTTGCCAGCCGCCCCCGAAAATCTCAAATTGGGGCCTGGGCCTCGCCCCAAAGTCAGGCGATCGCCAACCGAGAATTTCTTGAACAACGCTTTAAAGACCTCGAAGCTGAGTATGCCGACAAGGACATTCCCCGGCCAGACCATTGGGGGGGCTTTCTCGTACGGCCCGAAAAAATCGAATTTTGGCAGGGACGCCCCAGCCGACTCCATGATCGTCTTGTGTTTACGTTACAGGGCGATCGCACTTGGCAACGGCAACGCTTAGCACCGTAGTGTAACCCCGTAAATTTCGCTCTTGTCACCCGAAGCGACTTAAGATTTGTACTGAGTAATTTAGGGGAACCCAGTACATGAACAGCCTTTGGAATGATCAAGAAGCCGCCGCCTACCAAGGGGATTTGGCCCTGCGGGTCTACACTTCTCGTCTATTGGGGCGGGATCCCTCCCTGGTGCTCCATGGGGGCGGCAATACTTCCGTGAAAGTGACGGAAACAAATCTGGTCGGAGAAACCGAAGAAATTCTTTACGTGAAAGGGAGCGGCTGGGATTTAGCGACCATCGAGGCGGCGGGTTTTGCGCCGGTGCGGATGAACCATCTGCTGAAATTAGCCAAACTGCCCAGTTTGAGCGATCCCCAGATGGTCAACGAGCTCAAAACCCAAATGACCGTTGCCACCGCACCCACCCCTTCGGTGGAAACCATTTTGCACGCCATCTTGCCCTACAAGTATGTCGATCACACCCATGCCGACGCGATTGTGACGATTACCAACACACCGGAGGGACTGGATCGAATCAAGGAAATTTATGGCGATCGCCTGGTGATCATTCCCTACATCATGCCGGGGTTTGACCTAGCCCGCCTCTGTGCCGAAAAATTCGCCGCCGAAGCCCATGAAAAAACAGAGGGGATGATTCTGTTGAACCACGGAATTTTTTCCTTTGGGGGCACTGCCAAGGAGTCCTACGAGCGGATGATTGCCCTCGTCCAAGAAGCCGAGGCCTATCTCCAGCGGCAAGGGGCTTGGGATATTCCCCAACGGGTCAAACAAACCAGTGACGCCCCCATGGCGAAAGCCTTGGCCCAACTCCGTTATGACGTTTCCCAGGTGGCCGGTTTCCCGGTAATTCTCAGAGGCGATCGCCGCCCAGAAACTCTCAGCTTTAGCCAACGGGACGATTTAGAGCGCATTTCCCAACAGAATCCCGCCACCCCCGACCATGTGATCCGTACCAAACCTGTGCCTCTAATTGGCCGCGATGTGCAAGGATTCGCTACCGCTTACCAAGCCTATTTCGCCAGTCAAGCGCCCCAGGCAAAGGAACCGAAGACGATCCTGGATCCGGCCCCAAGGGTAATCCTCGATCCAGAATTAGGGCTCGTGACCGTTGGCCAAACCGCCAAAGCAGCGAATATTGTCGCCGATATCTATCGCCACACCATCGAAATTATTTCCCGCGCTGAACAGCTCAGTCGCTACCAAGCCCTTTCCCAAAAAGATATTTTCGACATGGAATATTGGGATCTAGAGCAGGCGAAATTGAAAAAAGGTGGCACAGCGCCAGAATTTACCGGGGAGATTGCCCTTGTGACAGGGGCGGCCTCTGGCATTGGCAAAGCCTGCGTCGAATCCCTTTTGAAACGGGGG
The nucleotide sequence above comes from [Synechococcus] sp. NIES-970. Encoded proteins:
- a CDS encoding ThiS family protein, translating into MAAPIQITLKLFAIYQETYGTEMLSWQVPGGSTVKDILNRIVETHPSLAEWQSVTRFGVNLEFVPPETVLQDGDEVVLIPPVSGG
- a CDS encoding short-chain alcohol dehydrogenase family protein, with protein sequence MNSLWNDQEAAAYQGDLALRVYTSRLLGRDPSLVLHGGGNTSVKVTETNLVGETEEILYVKGSGWDLATIEAAGFAPVRMNHLLKLAKLPSLSDPQMVNELKTQMTVATAPTPSVETILHAILPYKYVDHTHADAIVTITNTPEGLDRIKEIYGDRLVIIPYIMPGFDLARLCAEKFAAEAHEKTEGMILLNHGIFSFGGTAKESYERMIALVQEAEAYLQRQGAWDIPQRVKQTSDAPMAKALAQLRYDVSQVAGFPVILRGDRRPETLSFSQRDDLERISQQNPATPDHVIRTKPVPLIGRDVQGFATAYQAYFASQAPQAKEPKTILDPAPRVILDPELGLVTVGQTAKAANIVADIYRHTIEIISRAEQLSRYQALSQKDIFDMEYWDLEQAKLKKGGTAPEFTGEIALVTGAASGIGKACVESLLKRGAAVVALDINPAIETQCDRPDFLGLTCDLTDETQIRNALEQAVQYFGGLDMVILNAGIFPPSQAIAHLSTDHWRQVLGINLDSNLILLRECHPFLKLAPKGGRVTIIGSKNVAAPGQGVAAYSVSKAALNQLARVASLEWGTEGIRINTVHPNAVFDTGIWTAEVLEKRAQAYGLTVEAYKKNNLLQVEITSQDVAECAAALCSDLFAKTTAAQIPLDGGNERVI
- the pdxH gene encoding pyridoxamine 5'-phosphate oxidase, which produces MMMHVANLRQNYTKAGLHEDDVSDDPMAQFATWFQQATETAEIREPNAMVVSTVNAEGKPSARVVLLKDFSEAGFTFFTNYTSQKGTELMATQYGAIVFWWEPLERQVRIEGTVEKLTPEQSDAYFASRPRKSQIGAWASPQSQAIANREFLEQRFKDLEAEYADKDIPRPDHWGGFLVRPEKIEFWQGRPSRLHDRLVFTLQGDRTWQRQRLAP